Genomic DNA from Candidatus Tiamatella incendiivivens:
CTCCTTAACGGCACGAGTAACCTTAACCTCATTGCCACTCCATTTCAAGACTCCAGTATCACAAGGCAATCCTCCACCGCGTGGATAGAAAGCAGTCTGATCAAGTATAACCCAGTTCTCACCAGAGTCAATAACTTTAGCATCGAACTCCTTCAAATAGGAATCATCCATATAGAGGAGCTTGGTTATCAATAGCCTGTCACCCCACTAGTTAATAATTGTTGCCTACAGGATAAATGTATAGTAACTGGAGCCAGAGGGATGGCATTGTCTGATAGCTTTGAACATTTACAATTATTGGGACTTGGGAGATGCCTACCAGAAGCACTACCATTATACCATTACTGCTTATACTCAACATGCCTCAGAATAACACCGTTACACAAGAGAACATTGCCATTTGAATGTAACACCTGTAAGATAGGACAACTAAATGTACCTCCAAGTGTAACCTTTCCAGTGCAAACAGCAATACCCCGGATACGTGGAATCCTAGACAAGTGGAAGCCTTGCTGTATATTCTTGGATGGAATTGAACCTATGGAAAACACAAGTCTCGAACACATTGAAACCCTTAATTTCCCAATCGCAGCTAGGACTCAAGGCTATTCTAGTATACCTGAGAGCATTGAAGCAGTAATATTAGACGTTTTCCCCGGAATGTATATTGGAGCTGGTGGAGTCAAGGTAATAGAAGCCTTAAGCGATATTGTTTCATCAAGAATACATGTTGAAATAGTTTTTTATTTAAGAGAACTGGGAACTGCCCCATTAGCACCATACATTCAATCACTACCGTCGAACACCATTATTCACCTAGACTATCAGGGTGTAGCAAGTGTATCTAAGGCGGAGAAACTAAAGGAGTCACTGAAGGAAAAAGGATACCATTACATCTACCTCCGAGACAGTGAGAGATGGATTTGGGATGAAACTGAATGCCAGAACTGCGGGAGCAAGATAGTGACTAGAAGGAATAGCATAACAGTAAGCCATCACGTAACTGTTGATGGAAAATGCGGTTACTGCGGTGGAGAACTCCCTTTCAAGCGGGTTTGTAAGAAAGAGGATAATGTTAGAAAAATAATGTCGAAAAAATCAATCCTCACTGAATGGTTGAATGTTTACAGGATGGCAGGATAATCACCTGTCTTTCTTGCTGAGTTTATCTAGGAGCATCCTGTAGAACTCCAGCTTGTTCAACTCCGGGTCAAGAATGGGCGTAGAGGGAGCGGTGAGACTAGCGAGAGCATCCTTCAACTCGAAGGATCCTATTTTGCTTGGTATACTTTCTACCATGCATATTCCTTGCACTATGTTCTTTTCATCGCCCTTGCTAGTCTCCATGTAAAGGGTACTGGTTTGGATGCCGCCCTTCTTACGGAGAACTATAACCTCAACCTCTTCGCCATCCTCAATGTTAATAGGCTCCCTAAGCTCTAGCTTCCCATTCCTATAAACAGCTTCTCCCTTCAACACATTAGGCATAACGATTCACCATCCAACCAGTTAATATTTCCTGTAAACAAAGTATTATCTAGGTTACGGTGGGAAAGGCATTGAAGAGGATTGCAATCACAGTAATGATACTGGCAGTAATGATGGTAATTCCACTCACATTTCCAGCTTACTCCGGAAACCAGACGGCATACACTATTCTCTTCGCTTTCATCCCCGAGAAACCTTCCTCAACAGGCTTCACAATGGGAGCTCCCAGATGGATCCCTGGTAACGGTCAGGAAGCTGAGGTAATGCATGAGTTAGATACTCCATATTACAGCTGTGAAATGGTTAAATGGAGCATCAAAAACACCATTGAACGATACAAGGAAGCCCCGCTATCCACGGAGTCTACCAGCCTCTTCAATTACACAAATCCAATAGTAGTAGGCTTCATTCGGAATAACATAACCAAACTCGGCTTGAACGGTCTCTCCAACAAAGATAAAATAAGCAAGATAGCAGACTACGTCTACAAGCACTTTAAGTACCAAGTAGGTCAATACCCTCACTATCCATGGGAGACCATAGAACTAAGGCACGGAGACTGTGATGATCTTGCAATACTTGTAGTCACTATAGCCAGAGCGTATCGTGTACCCTCTGCGGTAGCAACCGGTCTTCTAATAATACCTGGGCTCGAATCCAGCATCAAAGCTGGAGGCATAAACTACACAATCAGAGGAGTAGCGGGTCATGCATGGATAATATATGAAAACGATAAAGGCGAACCGGTTGTAATGGATAGACTGGTACCTTTGAATGCGGTCCCGGATGAAAGGAGGATAGTACTTGACTATCCCGTCAACGGCTACAGGTATGTGAACCAGACGAGGAGTGAGGTAATGCAGCAAGAGGGGAAGGCGTATA
This window encodes:
- a CDS encoding DUF104 domain-containing protein, with product MPNVLKGEAVYRNGKLELREPINIEDGEEVEVIVLRKKGGIQTSTLYMETSKGDEKNIVQGICMVESIPSKIGSFELKDALASLTAPSTPILDPELNKLEFYRMLLDKLSKKDR
- a CDS encoding transglutaminase-like domain-containing protein — protein: MKRIAITVMILAVMMVIPLTFPAYSGNQTAYTILFAFIPEKPSSTGFTMGAPRWIPGNGQEAEVMHELDTPYYSCEMVKWSIKNTIERYKEAPLSTESTSLFNYTNPIVVGFIRNNITKLGLNGLSNKDKISKIADYVYKHFKYQVGQYPHYPWETIELRHGDCDDLAILVVTIARAYRVPSAVATGLLIIPGLESSIKAGGINYTIRGVAGHAWIIYENDKGEPVVMDRLVPLNAVPDERRIVLDYPVNGYRYVNQTRSEVMQQEGKAYIMLYNGNTCPSPQELENPTQTTSESAPQISISDRQAVIALGLLGWILVTLAYYIYSSVTKPYWSRW